From a region of the Gossypium raimondii isolate GPD5lz chromosome 10, ASM2569854v1, whole genome shotgun sequence genome:
- the LOC105777887 gene encoding proteasome subunit alpha type-5, giving the protein MFLTRTEYDRGVNTFSPEGRLFQVEYAIEAIKLGSTAIGLKTKEGVVLAVEKRITSPLLEPSSVEKIMEIDEHIGCAMSGLIADARTLVEHARVETQNHRFSYGEPMTVESTTQALCDLALRFGEGDEESMSRPFGVSLLIAGHDENGPSLYYTDPSGTFWQCNGKAIGSGSEGADSSLQEQYNKDLTLQEAETIALSILKQVMEEKVTPNNVDIAKVAPTYHLYTPSEVEAVITRL; this is encoded by the exons ATGTTTCTCACCAG GACTGAGTATGACCGTGGGGTGAACACATTTTCTCCGGAGGGAAGATTGTTCCAGGTAGAATATGCTATTGAGGCCATCAAG CTGGGTTCAACTGCAATTGGGTTAAAGACGAAAGAAGGTGTTGTGTTGGCTGTCGAGAAGCGTATTACTTCGCCATTGTTG GAGCCCAGCAGTGTTGAGAAGATTATGGAAATTGATGAACATATAGGATGTGCTATGAGTGGCTTGATTGCTGATGCCCGTACACTTGTTGAACATGCTCGAGTTGAGACTCAG AACCACAGATTCTCATATGGCGAGCCAATGACTGTAGAGTCCACAACACAAGCTCTTTGTGACCTGGCCCTTCGATTTGGTGAAGGAGATGAAGAATCCATG TCCCGTCCATTTGGGGTGTCTCTTCTCATTGCTGGTCATGATGAGAATGGGCCTAGCTT ATACTATACTGATCCCTCTGGCACATTTTGGCAATGCAATGGAAAAGCTATAGGCTCAGGTTCCGAAGGTGCAGACAGCTCTTTGCAAGAGCAATACAACAAG GACCTGACTCTTCAAGAAGCTGAAACTATTGCTCTGTCCATTTTAAAGCAAGTAATGGAAGAGAAG GTGACTCCCAACAATGTTGATATTGCCAAAGTAGCACCAACATACCATCTATACACCCCTTCAGAGGTGGAAGCTGTCATTACTCGCCTATGA
- the LOC105778237 gene encoding uncharacterized protein LOC105778237 isoform X2 has protein sequence MVSTREPGVETNASLYGQSNGNPFADTFSDPLCKLNLKETSEFVKSFPMAASNTTTTTTTTGLDVSMQRRRGVNSVTTQRRVLETPCTPGRPVFSFSGGNLARKSFPSKWDDAEKWLISSSCHESPAHTIKSLLESSKVTKQCDNFKQQAEVFAEKSRVTEEKITKVVKGPVSLEHHNPTRGFSGIPGSTDVFLKDKFTDEVEPILPNFRCSEPSREGFLFRNSVSETMTDAGTEMYHDVKHKDAGTEMTPLGSSRTSRCHTPCKSSSPARHNTPANRSGPLASGNSNSSNSTIDISQLQECHLAKLQLGSQYDSITSNWSSREEEEEEVSKSLRHFETGSACRKSVSDSRTPAWEEEERTKCCLRYRREEAKIQAWVNLQNAKAEAQSRKLEVKIQKMRSKLEEKLMKRMAVVHRKAEEWRASAQQQHAEQMQKPNNILISNRSNLQFSGNISCGCFPCNNSS, from the exons ATGGTTTCTACTCGT GAACCAGGGGTGGAGACTAATGCAAGCCTTTATGGACAAAGCAATGGTAACCCCTTTGCAGACACATTTTCAGACCCACTTTGTAAGCTTAATCTCAAGGAGACATCTGAGTTTGTCAAGTCATTTCCAATGGCGGCTTCAAACACCACCACTACCACCACCACCACAGGTTTAGATGTTTCAATGCAAAGGAGGAGAGGGGTGAACTCAGTGACAACACAAAGGAGAGTTTTGGAAACTCCTTGTACACCAGGTAGGCCAGTTTTCAGCTTCAGTGGTGGCAATCTAGCTAGAAAGAGCTTTCCTTCAAAATGGGACGATGCAGAGAAATGGTTAATCAGCAGCTCTTGCCATGAATCTCCTGCTCATACCATTAAGTCACTCCTTGAGTCATCAAAGGTAACTAAACAATGTGATAACTTTAAGCAACAAGCTGAAGTATTTGCTGAGAAATCAAGGGTCACTGAGGAAAAAATTACAAAGGTTGTAAAAGGGCCAGTTTCATTGGAACATCATAATCCAACCAGAGGTTTTAGTGGAATCCCAGGTTCCACTGATGTCTTTCTAAAAG ATAAGTTCACGGATGAGGTAGAaccaattttaccaaatttcaGATGTTCAGAGCCTTCAAGGGAAGGGTTTCTTTTCAGAAACTCAGTGAGTGAAACCATGACAGATGCAGGCACTGAAATGTACCATGATGTTAAACATAAAGATGCTGGGACAGAGATGACTCCACTAGGAAGTTCCAGAACATCTAGATGCCACACACCGTGCAAGAGCTCATCACCTGCTCGGCATAACACACCGGCTAATAGGTCAGGTCCGTTGGCATCAGGCAATTCGAATAGTTCTAATAGCACTATCGACATTTCCCAGCTGCAAGAATGTCATCTAGCTAAACTACAGCTAGGGTCTCAATACGATTCCATCACATCCAATTGGAGCTCGAgggaagaggaggaggaggaagtGTCAAAGAGCCTTAGACATTTCGAAACCGGCAGTGCGTGCCGGAAAAGTGTGTCGGATTCGAGAACTCCTGCATGGGAAGAAGAGGAAAGGACTAAATGTTGCCTGAG GTACCGAAGAGAGGAAGCAAAAATCCAAGCTTGGGTGAACCTTCAAAATGCAAAAGCAGAAGCTCAATCAAGAAAGCTTGAG gtgaaaatacaaaaaatgagATCAAAGTTAGAAGAGAAATTAATGAAACGAATGGCGGTTGTTCATCGAAAAGCCGAAGAATGGAGAGCTTCAGCCCAACAGCAACATGCTGAGCAAATGCAAAAGCCAAACAACATTCTGATTAGTAACCGAAGTAACTTGCAATTTTCAGGCAACATTTCATGTGGTTGTTTCCCTTGCAATAACAGCAGCTAA
- the LOC105778237 gene encoding uncharacterized protein LOC105778237 isoform X1: MDLASPKCFQAPLLFPSNGEPGVETNASLYGQSNGNPFADTFSDPLCKLNLKETSEFVKSFPMAASNTTTTTTTTGLDVSMQRRRGVNSVTTQRRVLETPCTPGRPVFSFSGGNLARKSFPSKWDDAEKWLISSSCHESPAHTIKSLLESSKVTKQCDNFKQQAEVFAEKSRVTEEKITKVVKGPVSLEHHNPTRGFSGIPGSTDVFLKDKFTDEVEPILPNFRCSEPSREGFLFRNSVSETMTDAGTEMYHDVKHKDAGTEMTPLGSSRTSRCHTPCKSSSPARHNTPANRSGPLASGNSNSSNSTIDISQLQECHLAKLQLGSQYDSITSNWSSREEEEEEVSKSLRHFETGSACRKSVSDSRTPAWEEEERTKCCLRYRREEAKIQAWVNLQNAKAEAQSRKLEVKIQKMRSKLEEKLMKRMAVVHRKAEEWRASAQQQHAEQMQKPNNILISNRSNLQFSGNISCGCFPCNNSS, translated from the exons ATGGATCTTGCAAGTCCCAAATGCTTTCAAGCTCCACTTTTGTTTCCATCTAATGGG GAACCAGGGGTGGAGACTAATGCAAGCCTTTATGGACAAAGCAATGGTAACCCCTTTGCAGACACATTTTCAGACCCACTTTGTAAGCTTAATCTCAAGGAGACATCTGAGTTTGTCAAGTCATTTCCAATGGCGGCTTCAAACACCACCACTACCACCACCACCACAGGTTTAGATGTTTCAATGCAAAGGAGGAGAGGGGTGAACTCAGTGACAACACAAAGGAGAGTTTTGGAAACTCCTTGTACACCAGGTAGGCCAGTTTTCAGCTTCAGTGGTGGCAATCTAGCTAGAAAGAGCTTTCCTTCAAAATGGGACGATGCAGAGAAATGGTTAATCAGCAGCTCTTGCCATGAATCTCCTGCTCATACCATTAAGTCACTCCTTGAGTCATCAAAGGTAACTAAACAATGTGATAACTTTAAGCAACAAGCTGAAGTATTTGCTGAGAAATCAAGGGTCACTGAGGAAAAAATTACAAAGGTTGTAAAAGGGCCAGTTTCATTGGAACATCATAATCCAACCAGAGGTTTTAGTGGAATCCCAGGTTCCACTGATGTCTTTCTAAAAG ATAAGTTCACGGATGAGGTAGAaccaattttaccaaatttcaGATGTTCAGAGCCTTCAAGGGAAGGGTTTCTTTTCAGAAACTCAGTGAGTGAAACCATGACAGATGCAGGCACTGAAATGTACCATGATGTTAAACATAAAGATGCTGGGACAGAGATGACTCCACTAGGAAGTTCCAGAACATCTAGATGCCACACACCGTGCAAGAGCTCATCACCTGCTCGGCATAACACACCGGCTAATAGGTCAGGTCCGTTGGCATCAGGCAATTCGAATAGTTCTAATAGCACTATCGACATTTCCCAGCTGCAAGAATGTCATCTAGCTAAACTACAGCTAGGGTCTCAATACGATTCCATCACATCCAATTGGAGCTCGAgggaagaggaggaggaggaagtGTCAAAGAGCCTTAGACATTTCGAAACCGGCAGTGCGTGCCGGAAAAGTGTGTCGGATTCGAGAACTCCTGCATGGGAAGAAGAGGAAAGGACTAAATGTTGCCTGAG GTACCGAAGAGAGGAAGCAAAAATCCAAGCTTGGGTGAACCTTCAAAATGCAAAAGCAGAAGCTCAATCAAGAAAGCTTGAG gtgaaaatacaaaaaatgagATCAAAGTTAGAAGAGAAATTAATGAAACGAATGGCGGTTGTTCATCGAAAAGCCGAAGAATGGAGAGCTTCAGCCCAACAGCAACATGCTGAGCAAATGCAAAAGCCAAACAACATTCTGATTAGTAACCGAAGTAACTTGCAATTTTCAGGCAACATTTCATGTGGTTGTTTCCCTTGCAATAACAGCAGCTAA